A single window of Oceanococcus atlanticus DNA harbors:
- the rplA gene encoding 50S ribosomal protein L1, producing MAKLTKRQKLIREKVGNNNQPRSLDEAISLLKECANAKFTESVDVAVNLGVDPRKSDQAVRGSTVLPHGTGKAVKVAVFTQGENAEKAKAAGADAVGMDELAEEFKSGNFDYNVVIASPDAMRIVGQLGKVLGPRGLMPNPKVGTVTPDVETAVKNFKAGQARYRTDKNGIIHCAIGSIGFEPQALSENLNAVIADLKKAKPSSSKGIYMQKVTLSTTMGPGVAVDVSALG from the coding sequence ATGGCCAAGCTTACCAAGCGTCAGAAGCTGATCCGCGAAAAGGTCGGCAACAACAATCAGCCGCGCAGCCTGGATGAGGCCATCAGCCTGCTCAAGGAATGCGCTAATGCCAAGTTCACCGAATCGGTGGACGTGGCGGTCAACCTCGGCGTGGATCCGCGTAAATCGGATCAGGCTGTGCGTGGTTCCACCGTGCTGCCGCATGGCACCGGTAAGGCCGTGAAAGTGGCTGTGTTCACCCAGGGTGAGAACGCAGAAAAGGCCAAGGCTGCTGGTGCCGATGCCGTGGGCATGGACGAACTGGCGGAAGAGTTCAAATCGGGCAATTTCGATTACAACGTTGTGATTGCTTCGCCGGATGCCATGCGCATCGTCGGTCAGCTGGGCAAAGTGCTGGGGCCGCGTGGCCTGATGCCGAACCCGAAAGTTGGCACGGTGACGCCGGATGTTGAAACGGCGGTCAAGAACTTCAAGGCCGGTCAGGCGCGCTACCGCACCGACAAGAACGGCATCATTCATTGCGCGATCGGTTCGATCGGCTTCGAGCCCCAGGCTTTGAGCGAGAACCTGAACGCCGTGATTGCTGATCTCAAGAAGGCCAAGCCGAGTTCCAGCAAAGGCATCTACATGCAGAAAGTGA
- the rplK gene encoding 50S ribosomal protein L11, with translation MAKKVQAYIKLQVKAGQANPSPPVGPALGQHGVNIMEFCKAFNAQTQSMEPGLPVPVVITVYADRSFTFITKTPPAAILLKKAAGIKSGSPTPNTKKVGKVTRAQLEEIANVKMPDLNAGSLDAAVNIIAGSARAMGLEVEG, from the coding sequence ATGGCAAAGAAAGTACAGGCTTATATCAAGCTGCAGGTCAAGGCCGGTCAGGCCAACCCGAGTCCGCCGGTTGGTCCGGCGCTGGGTCAGCACGGCGTCAACATCATGGAGTTCTGCAAAGCGTTCAACGCGCAGACCCAGTCGATGGAGCCGGGGCTTCCGGTGCCCGTCGTCATCACCGTGTATGCCGACCGCAGCTTCACCTTCATCACCAAGACGCCGCCCGCGGCGATCCTGCTCAAGAAGGCCGCAGGTATCAAGTCCGGCAGCCCGACCCCCAACACCAAGAAGGTGGGCAAGGTCACGCGTGCGCAGCTGGAAGAAATCGCCAACGTCAAGATGCCGGATCTCAATGCCGGTTCGCTTGATGCAGCTGTCAACATCATTGCCGGCAGCGCCCGCGCAATGGGTCTTGAGGTGGAGGGTTAA